A single window of Oceanotoga teriensis DNA harbors:
- a CDS encoding CheR family methyltransferase, producing MNNLIFSKFRDYIYENLGIDYNENKKVLLEARIKKLMNRYAITSFESFYNRIFVDKKLLIEFLNEMTTNKTNFFREINHFNFLKSYMSTFLNLNKRINLSKEIRVWSAGCSTGEEAYTVGMVLKEILNPNIIIKILATDISTNVLQKAMQRTYPSTITLDVPVYYLNKYFTKDNKSFRLNDEIYNMVTFRYFNLMNKFPFKHKFDIIFCRNVMIYFDYDTRANLSNKFHKALVKNGLMIIGHSESLSDKKKEFKYMKPTIYSAM from the coding sequence ATGAACAATTTGATTTTTAGTAAATTCAGAGATTATATTTATGAAAATCTTGGAATAGATTATAATGAAAATAAAAAAGTTTTATTAGAAGCGAGAATAAAAAAACTAATGAATAGATATGCAATAACCTCTTTCGAAAGTTTTTATAACAGAATATTTGTAGATAAGAAATTATTGATAGAATTTTTGAATGAAATGACCACTAATAAAACTAATTTTTTTAGAGAAATAAATCATTTTAATTTTTTAAAGAGTTATATGAGTACATTTTTAAATTTAAACAAAAGAATTAATTTAAGTAAAGAAATAAGAGTTTGGAGTGCGGGATGTTCTACAGGAGAAGAGGCTTATACTGTAGGAATGGTTTTAAAAGAAATCTTAAATCCCAATATAATTATAAAAATATTGGCAACTGATATATCTACTAATGTTCTTCAAAAAGCCATGCAAAGAACCTATCCTTCAACGATTACTCTTGATGTTCCAGTATATTATTTGAATAAATATTTTACAAAAGATAATAAAAGTTTTAGATTAAACGATGAAATATATAATATGGTTACATTTAGATATTTTAATCTGATGAATAAATTTCCTTTTAAACATAAATTTGATATTATCTTTTGTAGAAATGTAATGATTTATTTTGATTATGATACGAGAGCAAATCTATCAAATAAATTTCACAAGGCATTAGTAAAAAATGGACTTATGATAATCGGTCATTCTGAAAGTTTATCTGATAAGAAAAAAGAATTTAAATATATGAAACCAACTATTTATTCGGCAATGTAG
- a CDS encoding chemotaxis protein CheD, whose product MINTFFVKPGVIFFSEEPYKISTVLGSCVSIAMWDFKNKWGGMNHYMYPHEFKHTKIPDSKIGEKAIIQLYKIMIKHDSDKNNIIANVSGGSNNQELSPYISNENVKIAFKILKDLNIEILKNYTGGNRGKKVIFNNYTGEYIVDNISEWK is encoded by the coding sequence GTGATAAATACTTTTTTTGTTAAACCTGGGGTGATATTTTTTTCTGAAGAACCATATAAAATATCTACCGTTCTTGGTTCTTGTGTTTCAATTGCTATGTGGGATTTTAAAAATAAGTGGGGTGGAATGAATCATTATATGTATCCCCATGAATTTAAACATACTAAAATACCAGATAGTAAAATAGGAGAAAAAGCAATAATACAATTATATAAAATAATGATAAAACATGATTCTGATAAAAATAATATAATAGCAAATGTATCAGGAGGAAGTAATAATCAAGAATTAAGTCCTTATATTAGTAATGAAAACGTAAAAATAGCATTTAAAATATTAAAAGACTTAAATATAGAGATATTAAAAAATTATACTGGAGGAAATAGAGGTAAAAAAGTTATATTTAATAATTATACAGGGGAATATATTGTTGATAATATATCAGAATGGAAGTGA